The Streptomyces sp. NL15-2K genome contains a region encoding:
- a CDS encoding dihydrofolate reductase family protein has translation MPHPYVLLSAAVSLDGYLDDTGPERLLLSSPADFDRVDAVRASVDAILVGAGTIRADNPRLLVNSPERRAARVAEGKPEYPLKVTVSGSGDLDPAAKFWHTGGEKIVYTTEKGAERARALGVGLAADIAPLGAELDWRQLLTHLHDVRGVRRLMVEGGGRIHTQLLRQGLADELQLVLAPLFVGDPEAPRLFGPGPYQGGRLRLVETRAVGDVVLMRYEPTAPGVGGAVSAADHHWLRLACELAELCPPSATAFSVGAVVVAADGTELARGYSREGDSVVHAEEAALGKVEPGDPRLASATVYSSLEPCARRASRPVPCARLILEAGVRRVVTAWREPDTFVAGADGSGVLVGGGAEVVVLPECEGPAKAPNRHLLG, from the coding sequence ATGCCCCACCCGTACGTCCTCCTCTCCGCCGCCGTCTCCCTCGACGGCTACCTGGACGACACCGGCCCCGAGCGCCTGCTGCTGTCCAGCCCGGCCGACTTCGACCGGGTCGACGCGGTACGGGCGTCCGTCGACGCGATCCTGGTCGGCGCGGGGACCATCCGTGCCGACAATCCGCGGCTGCTGGTCAACTCGCCGGAGCGGCGGGCGGCCCGGGTGGCCGAGGGCAAGCCGGAGTACCCCCTCAAGGTCACGGTCAGCGGCTCCGGGGACCTGGACCCGGCGGCGAAGTTCTGGCACACGGGCGGGGAGAAGATCGTCTATACGACGGAGAAGGGCGCGGAGCGGGCACGGGCCCTGGGCGTGGGTCTGGCCGCCGATATCGCCCCCCTGGGCGCCGAACTCGACTGGCGGCAGCTCCTCACGCACCTGCACGACGTCCGCGGGGTCCGCCGCCTGATGGTCGAAGGCGGCGGACGGATCCACACCCAGCTGCTGAGGCAGGGGCTCGCGGATGAGCTCCAGCTGGTGCTGGCGCCGCTGTTCGTGGGGGACCCGGAGGCGCCCCGGCTGTTCGGGCCGGGGCCCTACCAGGGCGGGCGGCTGCGGCTGGTGGAGACGCGGGCGGTCGGTGACGTCGTGCTGATGCGGTACGAGCCCACGGCGCCCGGGGTGGGCGGGGCGGTGTCGGCCGCCGATCATCACTGGTTGCGGCTCGCGTGCGAGCTGGCGGAGCTGTGTCCGCCGTCGGCGACCGCGTTCAGTGTGGGGGCGGTGGTGGTGGCGGCCGACGGTACGGAGCTGGCGCGGGGGTACTCCCGGGAGGGTGACTCCGTCGTGCACGCGGAGGAGGCGGCGCTGGGGAAGGTCGAGCCGGGTGATCCTCGCCTGGCGTCCGCGACGGTGTACAGCAGCCTGGAGCCGTGCGCGCGGCGGGCGTCCCGGCCGGTGCCGTGTGCTCGGCTGATTCTGGAGGCGGGGGTGCGGCGGGTGGTGACGGCTTGGCGGGAGCCGGACACGTTCGTGGCGGGGGCCGATGGGAGTGGGGTGCTGGTGGGCGGGGGTGCGGAGGTGGTCGTACTGCCGGAATGCGAGGGGCCGGCGAAGGCGCCGAATCGGCATCTGCTGGGCTGA
- a CDS encoding MarR family transcriptional regulator, producing the protein MTTRWLTPKEQRAWRAYVAATHLLEDALDRQLQQDADMPHLYYSILATLSETPERSLRMTDLAEQLKITRSRLTYGVTRLEKDGLVRRESCRWDKRGSLAILTDEGMAVLEEAAPGHVETVRASLFDHLSEEQVGQLEEICTGITRALQGDDGERPAADEVPWRRRSSPSCQ; encoded by the coding sequence ATGACGACTCGCTGGCTCACCCCGAAGGAGCAGCGCGCCTGGCGCGCGTACGTCGCCGCGACGCACCTCCTGGAGGACGCGCTCGACCGGCAGCTCCAGCAGGACGCCGACATGCCCCACCTGTACTACTCCATCCTGGCCACCCTCTCCGAGACCCCGGAACGCAGCCTGCGTATGACCGACCTCGCCGAGCAGCTGAAGATCACGCGCAGCCGGCTGACGTACGGGGTGACACGGCTGGAGAAGGACGGTCTGGTACGGCGGGAGAGCTGCCGCTGGGACAAGCGTGGCAGCCTCGCCATTCTCACCGACGAGGGCATGGCGGTCCTGGAAGAGGCGGCGCCGGGACACGTCGAGACAGTCCGCGCCTCCCTCTTCGACCACCTCTCCGAGGAGCAGGTGGGCCAGCTGGAGGAGATCTGCACGGGAATCACCCGGGCCCTCCAGGGAGACGACGGGGAGCGCCCCGCTGCCGACGAGGTCCCTTGGCGTCGCCGCTCGTCCCCGTCCTGCCAGTGA
- the ribA gene encoding GTP cyclohydrolase II translates to MPDFPAATPRSRVRVPLRFHDGYGVDAELVTFHGLADGQEHVAMVLGDPAPGTTPLVRLHSECLTGDVFGSARCDCGPQLREAVERIADRGGVLLYLRQEGRGIGLYNKLDAYALQDQGLDTYAANTALGLPEDARDYTAAAQMLQALGVSTLDLLSNNPDKAGQLRDLGIAVRDRVPTGVFTTAHNVRYLRAKVLQTQHTLPLGELTGRHAV, encoded by the coding sequence ATGCCCGACTTCCCCGCCGCCACCCCGCGCTCCCGCGTCCGGGTACCGCTGCGCTTCCACGACGGCTATGGCGTCGACGCCGAGCTGGTCACCTTCCACGGCCTGGCCGACGGCCAGGAACACGTGGCCATGGTTCTCGGCGACCCCGCCCCCGGCACGACCCCGCTGGTCCGCCTCCACTCCGAGTGCCTGACCGGCGACGTCTTCGGCTCCGCCCGCTGCGACTGCGGCCCGCAGCTGCGCGAGGCGGTCGAGCGCATCGCGGACCGCGGCGGCGTCCTGCTCTACCTCCGCCAGGAAGGCCGCGGCATCGGTCTCTACAACAAGCTCGACGCGTACGCCCTCCAGGACCAGGGCCTCGACACCTACGCCGCCAACACCGCGCTGGGCCTGCCCGAGGACGCCCGCGACTACACGGCGGCGGCGCAGATGCTCCAGGCCCTGGGCGTCTCTACCCTGGACCTGCTCTCCAACAACCCCGACAAGGCGGGCCAGTTGCGCGACCTCGGCATCGCCGTCCGCGACCGCGTGCCCACGGGTGTCTTCACCACCGCACACAACGTCCGTTACCTGCGCGCGAAGGTCCTCCAGACCCAGCACACGCTGCCGCTGGGCGAACTGACGGGACGCCACGCGGTCTGA
- a CDS encoding sensor domain-containing protein, with protein MPVAWCSPLHPLHGYLLGAWMLPETVLLIRRIAGAERGLTAAWTGRRIPEAYQSISGTLRERLRIAVRDPATLTDLRWMLAYYFYGALVFLALPLWPVGLVDDGVGYGLLRRRAVVLPLIVRLADLGPF; from the coding sequence CTGCCTGTCGCCTGGTGCAGCCCGCTACACCCTCTCCACGGGTACCTCCTCGGCGCCTGGATGCTGCCCGAGACGGTGCTGCTGATCCGGCGGATCGCCGGTGCCGAGCGGGGTCTGACGGCCGCGTGGACGGGGCGGCGGATCCCCGAGGCGTATCAGAGCATCAGCGGGACGCTGCGCGAGCGGCTGCGGATCGCCGTACGGGATCCCGCAACGCTCACCGACCTGCGCTGGATGCTCGCCTACTACTTCTACGGCGCCCTCGTCTTCCTCGCGCTGCCGCTGTGGCCCGTCGGGCTGGTCGACGACGGCGTGGGGTACGGGCTGCTGCGGCGGCGTGCCGTCGTGCTGCCGTTGATCGTCCGGCTCGCCGACCTAGGGCCCTTCTGA
- a CDS encoding ATP-dependent Clp protease proteolytic subunit gives MRGDAGIPPPVGPSRPFPEGGSTPLADRGLNAEARYVLPRFVERTTQGAREYDPYAKLFEERVIFLGVQVDDVTANDIMAQLLCLEATDPDRDISLYINSPGGSFTAMTAIYDTMQFVKPEIQTVCMGQAASGAAVLLAAGTPGKRMALARARVLIHQPSAETGRAQVSDLEIQANELSRLREQLEELISRHSSRSVEDVRRDIERDKILTAEGALDYGLIDQIITTRGAASRV, from the coding sequence ATGAGGGGCGACGCCGGCATCCCGCCGCCGGTGGGTCCTTCACGACCGTTCCCGGAAGGCGGCAGCACTCCCCTCGCCGATCGCGGGCTGAACGCGGAGGCCAGATACGTCCTGCCACGCTTCGTCGAGCGCACGACGCAGGGTGCGCGGGAGTACGACCCGTACGCGAAGCTCTTCGAAGAACGGGTGATCTTCCTGGGCGTCCAGGTCGATGACGTCACGGCCAACGACATCATGGCCCAACTGCTGTGTCTCGAGGCGACCGACCCGGACCGGGACATCTCGCTCTACATCAACTCGCCAGGTGGCTCCTTCACGGCGATGACGGCGATCTACGACACCATGCAGTTCGTCAAACCGGAGATCCAGACGGTCTGCATGGGCCAGGCCGCCTCCGGCGCGGCTGTGCTGCTGGCAGCGGGCACACCGGGCAAGCGGATGGCGCTCGCCAGAGCGCGCGTCTTGATCCACCAGCCGTCGGCCGAGACCGGGCGGGCTCAGGTGTCCGACCTCGAGATCCAGGCCAACGAGCTGTCGCGGTTGCGGGAACAGCTGGAGGAACTGATCTCCAGGCACTCGTCCCGGAGCGTCGAGGACGTTCGTCGGGACATCGAGCGGGACAAGATCCTCACAGCCGAGGGGGCTCTCGACTACGGACTGATCGACCAGATCATCACGACACGCGGCGCCGCCTCCCGCGTGTGA
- a CDS encoding ATP-dependent Clp protease proteolytic subunit encodes MSHLMPAAAGGDSPMVGGIGDQVYSRLLGERIIFLGQQVDDDIANKITAQLLLLAGDPDKDIFLYINSPGGSITAGMAIYDTMQYIKNDVVTIAMGLAASMGQFLLTAGTPGKRFALPNAEILIHQPTAGLAGSATDIKIHAEQLLRTKRKMAELIAHHSGRTIEEVTHDSDRDRWFSAEEAKEYGLVDEVMGSASAVPGGGGTGAGNG; translated from the coding sequence ATGAGCCATTTAATGCCTGCCGCTGCTGGTGGCGACTCGCCCATGGTCGGCGGTATCGGCGACCAGGTGTACAGCCGGCTTCTCGGCGAGCGGATCATCTTTCTCGGGCAGCAGGTTGACGACGACATCGCCAACAAGATCACGGCGCAGCTTCTGCTCCTTGCCGGCGACCCGGACAAGGACATCTTTCTGTACATCAACTCGCCGGGCGGATCGATCACGGCGGGTATGGCGATCTACGACACGATGCAGTACATCAAGAACGACGTCGTGACGATCGCCATGGGTCTGGCGGCCTCGATGGGGCAGTTCCTGCTCACCGCGGGCACACCGGGCAAGCGCTTCGCGCTGCCGAACGCCGAGATCCTCATTCATCAGCCGACCGCGGGTCTCGCCGGCTCGGCCACGGACATCAAGATTCACGCCGAGCAGCTCCTGCGCACCAAGCGGAAGATGGCCGAGCTGATCGCCCATCACTCGGGACGCACCATCGAGGAAGTCACGCACGACTCCGACCGCGACCGCTGGTTCTCCGCCGAGGAGGCCAAGGAGTACGGCCTCGTCGACGAGGTCATGGGATCGGCGTCGGCAGTGCCCGGTGGGGGCGGCACCGGAGCGGGCAACGGATGA
- a CDS encoding alpha/beta fold hydrolase — protein MEIDIHEEPVLVLIHSPVFGELTWHPTAELLGAHGRPTVTPSLRGVLEGPPPYYPRLVSAVAEAVDRRHAGRSVVLVGHSGAGPLLPAVSNGLAGTALGVVFVDAILPHAGQSWLDAAPEPLEAQVRDLATEGRLPPWDQWFPPGTLEGLVPDEATRTRFCGDLPRPPLSYFAERAPADQGVTPARSAFLRLSDAYEQQAAEAERRGWRVARRRAHHLAILTSPAEVCAALQDLTTELTSSRPLH, from the coding sequence GTGGAGATCGACATTCACGAAGAACCCGTTCTGGTACTGATCCACAGCCCTGTGTTCGGAGAGTTGACCTGGCATCCGACGGCGGAGCTCCTCGGCGCCCACGGCCGTCCCACGGTCACACCCTCCCTGCGAGGTGTGCTCGAGGGTCCGCCGCCGTATTACCCCAGGCTCGTTTCGGCCGTCGCCGAGGCCGTCGACCGCCGACACGCCGGCCGGAGCGTGGTGCTCGTGGGGCACAGCGGCGCCGGCCCTCTGCTGCCCGCGGTGTCGAACGGCCTCGCGGGCACGGCGCTCGGCGTGGTCTTCGTCGACGCCATACTCCCGCACGCCGGCCAGAGCTGGCTCGACGCGGCACCGGAACCACTGGAAGCGCAGGTCAGGGACCTGGCCACGGAGGGCAGGCTGCCGCCGTGGGACCAGTGGTTCCCGCCCGGAACCCTCGAGGGACTGGTGCCCGACGAGGCGACGCGTACCCGGTTCTGCGGGGATCTGCCGCGTCCTCCCCTGTCCTACTTCGCGGAACGCGCACCCGCGGACCAGGGAGTGACGCCCGCTCGCAGCGCCTTCCTGAGGCTCTCCGACGCGTACGAGCAGCAGGCCGCCGAGGCCGAGCGCCGGGGGTGGCGGGTGGCGCGCCGCCGCGCGCACCACCTGGCCATACTGACGTCGCCCGCAGAGGTCTGCGCGGCGCTCCAGGACCTCACCACCGAGCTCACGAGCAGCCGCCCCCTTCATTGA